CGACTGCTGTCGTGGCTGGCCCGGGCGGGCATGCGGGTGCACCGCACCGACCGGGAGGGCGACCTCGCGGTCGTGGGGTCGGCCGGGAACTGGGGCGTCGCCGTCCGCGGCGGTCCGGGCGGCACCGCGGCCGGACCACCGGCGGAGGGAGGTGCACCGCCCACCGGGGGGATCCCGGACGGCATCCGACGGAGCCCCGCCGCGCGCCGCCCGGGAGCGCGGCCGGCCCGTCACCCCGCCGTGACACCATCGGCCCGTGGCAGCGGCACCCCCGGCACCGACCTCCCGGCTGCGGGCCGTCGTGGGCGAGGAGGAGCTGCTGCGCTCCCGCGCGGTGGCCGCCGTGCGGACCGCGGTCCTCCAGCGCCACCCCGACGCCGAGCTGCACGAGCTGCCCGCCCTCGGCCTGCCGGTGGGGCAGCTCGCCGACGTCCTGGCGCCCTCGCTGTTCGGCGAGCACCGGCTCGTCGTCGTCACCGGCGTGCACGAGGCGGCCGGCGCGCTGGTCGACGCGCTGACCAGCTACGTGAAGGACCCCGACCCGGAGCTGACCCTGGTCGTCGTCCACCACGGCGGCAAGCGCAACGAGGCCCTGATCAAGACCCTCACCGCCGCGGGTGCCGCCGTCGACGAGTGCGCCCGGATCTCCTCGCCGGGGGACCGGGCGGCCTTCGTCCGCAACGAGGTGCGCGGGGCCGGCGGGCGGATCACCCCGGAGGCGGTCACCGCCCTCGTCGACGCCGTGGGTGCCGACCTGCGGGCCCTGTCGTCGGCGGCCATCCAGCTGGTCGCGGACTTCGGTGGCGCCATCGACGACGAGGCCGTCGCGCGCTTCCACCGCGGCCAGGCGGACGTCACCGGCTTCACCGTCGCCGAACGGGTCCTCGTGGGCGACGGGAAGGGCTCACTGGAGATGCTGCGCTGGGCGCTGGACCGCGGCGTCGCGCACGTGCTCATCGCCGACGCCATCGCCGACGGCATCCGCACCGCCGCGCGGGTCACCTCGCTCGACACGAACAACACCGGGGACCTGGCCCGCGCGCTGAAGCTGCCGCCGTGGAAGGTGAAGAAGGCCCAGGCGCAGGCCCGCGGCTGGAGCATCGACGGGCTGCAGCAGGCGATCGGTGTCGCCGCCGAGCTCAACGCCGACGTCAAGGGCGTGGCGGCCAGTGCCGACTACGCGCTGGAGCGGGCGGTGCGGCGCATCGTCGCCATCCGTGCGGTCACCGGCCGCGCCGCCCGCACCCGCGCCGGTCGCTGAGCCGCCCCGCCGGTCGCGGGACCGCCCCGGAACGCAGCGAGCCCCGTCCCTCGCGGGGACGGGGCTCGCCGGGTGCTGAGGTGCAGCTCAGAGGCTGGTCAGCTGCTTGGCCATGCCCGACTTGCGGTTGGCGGCCTGGTTCTTGTGGATGATGCCCTTGCTCGCGGCCTTGTCGAGCGCCTTGGTGGCGTGCGCCAGGGCCGTCGTCGCGGCCGCGGTGTCGCCGGAGGCGGCGGCCTCGCGGAAGCGGCGGACGGCCGTCTTCAGGGCGGACTTGACGGCGACGTTGCGCTGGCGCGCCTTCTCGTTCGTCTTGTTCCGCTTGATCTGGGACTTGATGTTCGCCACGCGTGAGCCTCGGTGTCTCGCAGGAGGGAAAGGGTCTGTCGGTGCGTCCGGACGGCGTGCGTCAGCGGACCGGCCTGCCAGGCTACCAGCGCCCGCGGCGGCACCCCAAGCCGGCAGTCGGCCGGCCGGGATCGCGAGGGAGCGGGACCGGCCCCCGGCACGGTCCTCTGCAGCCGCGTCGCGCCGTGGGACGATGGCGGCACTGTGACGACTCCTGCTGCCACCGATCCCGCCCGGATCCGGAACTTCTGCATCATCGCCCACATCGACCACGGCAAGTCGACGCTGGCCGACCGGATGCTCGAGGTCACCGGGATCATCGAGGCGCGGCAGATGCGCGCGCAGTACCTCGACCGGATGGACATCGAGCGCGAGCGCGGCATCACGATCAAGGCGCAGAACGTCCGGCTGCCCTGGACCCCGCGGACGGGCGAGGCGGCCGGCGACGAGTACGTGCTCGACATGATCGACACCCCGGGACACGTCGACTTCACCTACGAGGTGTCCCGGTCGCTGGCCGCCTGCGAGGGCGCGGTCCTCCTGGTCGACGCCGCGCAGGGCATCGAGGCGCAGACCCTGGCCAACCTCTACCTGGCCCTGGAGAACGACCTCACGATCATCCCGGTCCTCAACAAGATCGACCTGCCGGCCGCCCAGCCGGAGAGGTACGCCGCCGAGATCGCGCACATCATCGGCTGCGACCCCGCCGACGTCCTGCGGGTCAGCGGCAAGACCGGCGAGGGCGTGCCGGAGCTGCTCGACCAGATCGTGGCGCAGATCCCCGCCCCGGTGGGCGAGGCCGAGGCCCCTGCCCGGGCGATGATCTTCGACTCGGTCTACGACATCTACCGCGGCGTCATCACCTACGTCCGCGTCGTCGACGGGCGGATCTCCAGCCGCGAGCGCATCAAGATGATGTCGACCGGCGCCGTCCACGAGCTGCTCGAGATCGGCGTCATCTCCCCGGAGCCCAAGCCCGTCGCCGGCCTCGGCGTCGGCGAGGTCGGCTACTTCATCACCGGCGTGAAGGACGTCCGACAGTCCCGGGTCGGGGACACGGTCACGCTGCAGCACAAGCCGGCCGCCGAGCCGATCGGCGGGTACAGCGACCCCAAGCCGATGGTCTACTCCGGCCTCTACCCGATCGACGGCAGCGAGTACCCGCTGCTGCGCGAGGCCCTGGACAAGCTGCTGCTCAACGACGCGGCGCTGACCTACGAGCCGGAGACCTCCGCGGCGCTGGGCTTCGGCTTCCGCGTCGGCTTCCTCGGCCTGCTGCACCTGGAGATCGTCCGCGAGCGGCTCGAGCGCGAGGCCGGCATCAGCCTCATCTCCACCGCGCCGAACGTCGTCTACCGGGTGGTGATGGAGGACGGCTCCGAGATCACGGTGACCAACCCCAGCGACTGGCCGATGGGCAAGATCGACAAGGTCTTCGAGCCGGTCGTCAACGCCACGGTCATCGCCCCCACCGACTACACCGGCGCGATCATGGAGCTGTGCCAGAGCCGGCGCGGCCAGCTCGGCGGCATGGACTACCTGAGCGAGTCCCGCGTCGAGCTGCGCTACACGCTGCCGCTCGGCGAGATCATCTTCGACTTCTTCGACGCCCTCAAGTCGCGCACCCGCGGCTACGCCAGCCTCGACTACTCCGAGGCCGGCGAGCAGGAGTCCGCGCTGGTCAAGGTGGACATCCTGCTGCAGGGCGAGGCCGTCGACGCGTTCAGCGCGATCGTGCACAAGGACAAGGCCTACAGCTACGGCGTGATGATGGCCGGCAAGCTGCGCGAGCTCATCCCGCGCCAGCAGTTCGAGGTGCCCATCCAGGCCGCCGTCGGCTCGCGGGTCATCGCCCGCGAGACCGTCCGCGCCATCCGCAAGGACGTGCTGGCCAAGTGCTACGGCGGTGACATCACCCGCAAGCGCAAGCTGCTGGAGAAGCAGAAGGAGGGCAAGAAGCGGATGAAGATGGTCGGCCGCGTCGAGGTCCCCCAGGAGGCCTTCGTCGCCGCGCTGTCCACCAACGAGTCGACCGCCAGCAAGAAGTGAGCGAGCGCGCGGGCTCACCCATGGGCACAGCAGCGTCCGCGAACGCGCTCGGCGAGCGCCAGCGAGCCGGGAGGTGAGTGGCCGGCTGCTGGCCGTGTGCGTCTCCGGCTCCGGCCTCCTGCCGCTGCCCGGCCGCCGTCCCGACCGCAGCGGCATCGACAAGAAGCCGGTCCCCGGCCGGGTCGCCGTCGCCGAGCTGGGACTGGACGGCGACGTGCAGGTCAACCGCAAGCACCACGGCGGCGAGGGTCAGGCGGTCTACGCCTACGCCCAGGAGGACGCCGACTGGTGGCAGCGGGAGCTCGGCCGCGAGCTGCCGCCCGGCCGCTTCGGCGAGAACCTCCGGACGGCGGGGCTCGACCTCACCGGCGCCGTCCTCGGCGAGCGCTGGCGGGTCGGGACGGCGCTGTTCGAGGTGACCGCCTGCCGCATCCCGTGCGCCAACCTCGAGCGGTTCTGGGGCGTGCCGCAGCTGATGAAGCGGTTCACCGCGCACGGCGCCACCGGGGCCTACCTGCGCGTGCTCGAGACCGGCGACGTCGGCGCCGGTGACGCCGTCGAGGTGGTCGAGCGTCCCACCCACGGCGTCACCACCGGCCGGCTGTTCCGGGCCACCACGACCCAGCGGTACCGGATCGCCGAGATCGCCCCCGCGCTGGCGCACCTCCCGGTCAAGGACCGGCCGAAGATCGCCGAGCGCATCGCCCGCGCGACGGAACGGGGAGGGGCGCGCACCCGTCCGGGGGTCGCCACCCCGGCCTGACCCTCCGGGCGCGCTACCGTCGCGCCGCGCCGGGTGCACCGGTGCGACGGGGAGGGGAGCCGATGCTGCTGCGCCGTGCCGCCGGGTTCCTCGCCGCGGTCGCGACCGCCGTGCCGCTGCTGGCCGGCTGCGGCGGGGGCGAGCCGGAGGAGACCGCCGACCAGCTGCTGGCGCGGGCCAGGACGACGCTCGACGAGGCCAGCAGCCTGCACTTCGTGCTCACCAGCCAGGGCGCGCCCACCACCGGCACCGAACTGGTCGGCGGCGAGGGCGACGTCGCCCGGCCCGCGTCGTTCCAGGGCACCCTGCAGGTGCTCGCCGCGGGCTCCGCACTCGATCTGGCCGTCGTCTCGGTCGACGGCACCGTCTACGCCCAGCTGCCGTTCACCACCGGCTACAGCGTCGTCGACCCCGCCCAGTTCGGCTTCGGCGACCCCGGCACCCTGCTCGACCCCGGGACCGGCATCTCCCAGCTGCTCGCCGACGCCGACTCCGCCGAGCTGGGGGAGGAGCGCCGGGTCGACGGCGAGGTGGTGCGCGAGGTGACCGCCGAGCTGCCCGGCGAGCGGGTCGAGCAGGTGCTCACCAGCGAGGACCCGAGCCAGCCCGTGCAGGCCCGCTTCTCGGTGGCCACCGACAGCGGCGAGCTGCGCCGCGCGGAGCTGACCGGCCCCTTCCACACCGCGGGCCAGGACGCCACCTTCACCATCGAGCTCTCCGACTTCGGCGCCGATGTCGAGATCACCGCACCGCCTGTCGGCTGAGCCGGCCGCCGCCGGGGCTCCCGCGCCGCGCCCGGTCCCCGGGCTGCCGCTGGTCGTCCTCGCCACGCTGGCCGTCCTGGTCACCGCGGCCGACACCTACGTCGTCGTCCTCGCGCTGCCCGACATCCTCACCGGGGTCGGCGTCGGCATCGACGAGCTGCAGCGGGCGACACCCATCATCGGCGGCTTCCTGCTCGGCTACACCGCCACGCTGCCGCTGCTGGGCCGGCTGGCCGACCTGCGCGGC
This region of Geodermatophilus bullaregiensis genomic DNA includes:
- the holA gene encoding DNA polymerase III subunit delta, which translates into the protein MAAAPPAPTSRLRAVVGEEELLRSRAVAAVRTAVLQRHPDAELHELPALGLPVGQLADVLAPSLFGEHRLVVVTGVHEAAGALVDALTSYVKDPDPELTLVVVHHGGKRNEALIKTLTAAGAAVDECARISSPGDRAAFVRNEVRGAGGRITPEAVTALVDAVGADLRALSSAAIQLVADFGGAIDDEAVARFHRGQADVTGFTVAERVLVGDGKGSLEMLRWALDRGVAHVLIADAIADGIRTAARVTSLDTNNTGDLARALKLPPWKVKKAQAQARGWSIDGLQQAIGVAAELNADVKGVAASADYALERAVRRIVAIRAVTGRAARTRAGR
- the rpsT gene encoding 30S ribosomal protein S20, with amino-acid sequence MANIKSQIKRNKTNEKARQRNVAVKSALKTAVRRFREAAASGDTAAATTALAHATKALDKAASKGIIHKNQAANRKSGMAKQLTSL
- the lepA gene encoding translation elongation factor 4; the protein is MTTPAATDPARIRNFCIIAHIDHGKSTLADRMLEVTGIIEARQMRAQYLDRMDIERERGITIKAQNVRLPWTPRTGEAAGDEYVLDMIDTPGHVDFTYEVSRSLAACEGAVLLVDAAQGIEAQTLANLYLALENDLTIIPVLNKIDLPAAQPERYAAEIAHIIGCDPADVLRVSGKTGEGVPELLDQIVAQIPAPVGEAEAPARAMIFDSVYDIYRGVITYVRVVDGRISSRERIKMMSTGAVHELLEIGVISPEPKPVAGLGVGEVGYFITGVKDVRQSRVGDTVTLQHKPAAEPIGGYSDPKPMVYSGLYPIDGSEYPLLREALDKLLLNDAALTYEPETSAALGFGFRVGFLGLLHLEIVRERLEREAGISLISTAPNVVYRVVMEDGSEITVTNPSDWPMGKIDKVFEPVVNATVIAPTDYTGAIMELCQSRRGQLGGMDYLSESRVELRYTLPLGEIIFDFFDALKSRTRGYASLDYSEAGEQESALVKVDILLQGEAVDAFSAIVHKDKAYSYGVMMAGKLRELIPRQQFEVPIQAAVGSRVIARETVRAIRKDVLAKCYGGDITRKRKLLEKQKEGKKRMKMVGRVEVPQEAFVAALSTNESTASKK
- a CDS encoding MOSC domain-containing protein, producing the protein MSGRLLAVCVSGSGLLPLPGRRPDRSGIDKKPVPGRVAVAELGLDGDVQVNRKHHGGEGQAVYAYAQEDADWWQRELGRELPPGRFGENLRTAGLDLTGAVLGERWRVGTALFEVTACRIPCANLERFWGVPQLMKRFTAHGATGAYLRVLETGDVGAGDAVEVVERPTHGVTTGRLFRATTTQRYRIAEIAPALAHLPVKDRPKIAERIARATERGGARTRPGVATPA
- a CDS encoding LppX_LprAFG lipoprotein: MLLRRAAGFLAAVATAVPLLAGCGGGEPEETADQLLARARTTLDEASSLHFVLTSQGAPTTGTELVGGEGDVARPASFQGTLQVLAAGSALDLAVVSVDGTVYAQLPFTTGYSVVDPAQFGFGDPGTLLDPGTGISQLLADADSAELGEERRVDGEVVREVTAELPGERVEQVLTSEDPSQPVQARFSVATDSGELRRAELTGPFHTAGQDATFTIELSDFGADVEITAPPVG